A stretch of the Pan troglodytes isolate AG18354 chromosome 20, NHGRI_mPanTro3-v2.0_pri, whole genome shotgun sequence genome encodes the following:
- the JUND gene encoding transcription factor JunD: METPFYGDEALSGLGGGASGSGGRFASPGRLFPGAPPTAAAGSMMKKDALTLSLSEQVAAALKPAAAPPPTPLRADGAPSAAPPDGLLASPDLGLLKLASPELERLIIQSNGLVTTTPTSSQFLYPKVAASEEQEFAEGFVKALEDLHKQNQLGAGAAAAAAAAAGGPSGTATGSAPPGELAPAAAAPEAPVYANLSSYAGGAGGAGGAATVAFAAEPVPFPPPPPPGALGPPRLAALKDEPQTVPDVPSFGESPPLSPIDMDTQERIKAERKRLRNRIAASKCRKRKLERISRLEEKVKTLKSQNTELASTASLLREQVAQLKQKVLSHVNSGCQLLPQHQVPAY; the protein is encoded by the coding sequence ATGGAAACACCCTTCTACGGCGATGAGGCGCTGAGCGGCCTGGGCGGCGGCGCCAGTGGCAGCGGCGGCAGATTCGCGTCCCCGGGCCGCTTGTTCCCCGGGGCGCCCCCGACGGCCGCGGCCGGCAGCATGATGAAGAAGGACGCGCTGACGCTGAGCCTGAGTGAGCAGGTGGCGGCAGCGCTCAAGCCTGCGGCCGCGCCGCCTCCTACCCCCCTGCGCGCCGACGGCGCCCCCAGCGCGGCACCCCCCGACGGCCTGCTCGCCTCTCCCGACCTGGGGCTGCTGAAGCTGGCCTCCCCCGAGCTCGAGCGCCTCATCATCCAGTCCAACGGGCTGGTCACCACCACGCCGACGAGCTCACAGTTCCTCTACCCCAAGGTGGCGGCCAGCGAGGAGCAGGAGTTCGCCGAGGGCTTCGTCAAGGCCCTGGAGGATTTACACAAGCAGAACCAGCTCGGCGCGggcgcggccgccgccgccgccgccgccgccgggggGCCCTCGGGCACGGCCACGGGCTCCGCGCCCCCCGGCGAGCTGGCCCCGGCGGCGGCCGCGCCCGAAGCGCCTGTCTACGCGAACCTGAGCAGCTACGCGGGCGGCGCCGGGGGCGCGGGGGGCGCCGCGACGGTCGCCTTCGCTGCCGAACCTGTGCCCTTCCCGCCGCCGCCACCCCCAGGCGCGTTGGGGCCGCCGCGCCTGGCTGCGCTCAAGGACGAGCCACAGACGGTGCCCGACGTGCCGAGCTTCGGCGAGAGCCCGCCGCTGTCGCCCATCGACATGGACACGCAGGAGCGCATCAAGGCGGAGCGCAAGCGGCTGCGCAACCGCATCGCCGCCTCCAAGTGCCGCAAGCGCAAGCTGGAGCGCATCTCGCGCCTGGAAGAGAAAGTGAAGACCCTCAAGAGTCAGAACACGGAGCTGGCGTCCACGGCGAGCCTGCTGCGCGAGCAGGTGGCGCAGCTCAAGCAGAAAGTCCTCAGCCACGTCAACAGCGGCTGCCAGCTGCTGCCCCAGCACCAGGTGCCCGCGTACTGA